A region from the Arcanobacterium buesumense genome encodes:
- a CDS encoding PadR family transcriptional regulator, with the protein MTQFDDFQRGLLPMLLLAELHREPGHGYSLSLRLAKRGFDRVKGAHLYPVLARLESDGYCTPVWTEGDGGPGRKVYHLTTSGEERLAELRHSWKLLVPLTNKLIAG; encoded by the coding sequence ATGACTCAGTTCGACGATTTCCAACGCGGCCTACTACCAATGCTTTTACTAGCTGAACTACATCGCGAACCCGGACACGGGTACAGTCTATCGTTACGCTTAGCGAAACGCGGATTCGACCGCGTCAAAGGCGCCCACCTCTACCCTGTCTTAGCTCGGCTAGAATCCGACGGATACTGTACACCTGTCTGGACAGAAGGTGACGGCGGACCTGGACGTAAGGTCTACCATCTCACTACATCTGGTGAAGAACGATTAGCAGAACTTCGTCACTCATGGAAGCTTCTCGTTCCGTTGACCAACAAGTTAATCGCTGGCTGA
- a CDS encoding MFS transporter yields MLMNLIGDAIAQLALPLAFLYATGSIVLASILATATLTTQLFLTLPLAAIADRLPRRKVVFAGYLVEGGCLTALGWLLLGGVVNLAIIVLLGVIRGAVSELGSVASAGYVPQVLGRESMLKFNSRVEMIEGVAAIGGPSISGGLVGILGGAYAMFVPAILSFLNGVIYLRLPDKPTLRTAFSRGRRGYSWHVLAW; encoded by the coding sequence ATGCTTATGAATTTGATCGGCGATGCTATTGCCCAGCTCGCGCTTCCGTTAGCTTTTCTTTACGCTACTGGTTCGATCGTATTGGCATCAATTCTTGCTACTGCTACTTTAACGACGCAGTTATTTCTCACTTTACCGTTGGCGGCGATCGCTGATCGGTTACCTCGCAGGAAAGTTGTTTTTGCAGGCTATCTCGTTGAAGGTGGGTGTTTGACAGCGCTGGGATGGCTGCTATTGGGCGGTGTTGTGAATCTTGCGATTATAGTGCTACTAGGTGTCATTCGTGGTGCGGTAAGTGAATTAGGCTCTGTTGCAAGTGCGGGTTATGTTCCTCAGGTTTTGGGACGCGAGTCAATGCTGAAGTTTAACTCTCGAGTCGAGATGATAGAGGGAGTTGCCGCAATTGGTGGACCATCGATTTCAGGTGGTTTGGTGGGGATTCTTGGTGGAGCATATGCCATGTTTGTGCCTGCCATATTGTCATTCCTCAATGGTGTTATTTATTTGCGGCTTCCAGATAAACCAACGTTGCGTACTGCTTTCTCTCGTGGGCGTCGGGGCTATTCTTGGCACGTACTCGCTTGGTAA
- a CDS encoding helix-turn-helix domain-containing protein → MNFTQATEAVGVSQRSGKVWRNGKNRSTGGNEAASVDWYCFHMDKPNPMSSRYLSQDERIIIADMLKHNVSIREISQRLGGAPFRISREVRANTHPDNGSIGTLKSSPNLTSAFETTKDTENSCQPRDVCVS, encoded by the coding sequence ATGAATTTCACTCAGGCCACGGAAGCTGTGGGTGTTTCACAACGTAGTGGCAAAGTTTGGCGCAACGGCAAGAATCGTTCAACGGGCGGTAACGAAGCCGCAAGTGTGGACTGGTACTGTTTCCATATGGACAAGCCGAATCCTATGAGCAGTCGCTACCTTTCCCAAGATGAACGCATCATTATCGCTGACATGCTCAAACACAATGTGAGCATTCGGGAGATATCGCAACGCCTGGGTGGTGCTCCTTTTCGTATTAGCCGTGAAGTTCGAGCAAATACTCATCCTGATAACGGAAGCATAGGAACCTTAAAGAGCTCACCAAATCTCACATCAGCGTTTGAAACGACCAAAGACACCGAAAATTCTTGCCAACCCCGTGATGTTTGCGTTAGTTGA